The proteins below come from a single Leopardus geoffroyi isolate Oge1 chromosome D3, O.geoffroyi_Oge1_pat1.0, whole genome shotgun sequence genomic window:
- the MLEC gene encoding malectin isoform X2: protein MASDYGMKLPILRSNPEDQILYQTERYNEETFGYEVPIKEEGDYVLVLKFAEVYFAQSQQKVFDVRLNGHVVVKDLDIFDRVGHSTAHDEIIPMSIRKGKLSVQGEVSTFTGKLYIEFVKGYYDNPKVCALYIMAGTVDDVPKLQPHPGLEKKEEEEEEEEYDEGSNLKRQTNKNRVQSGPRTPNPYASDNSSLMFPILVAFGVFIPTLFCLCRL from the exons CCTCCGACTATGGTATGAAACTGCCAATCCTGCGTTCCAACCCCGAGGACCAGATCCTGTATCAAACAGAGCGGTACAATGAGGAGACTTTTGGCTACGAAGTGCCCATCAAGGAGGAGGGGGACTACGTGCTCGTGTTGAAATTTGCTGAGGTCTACTTTGCACAGTCCCAGCAGAAG GTATTTGATGTGCGACTGAATGGCCATGTCGTGGTGAAGGACTTGGACATCTTTGATCGTGTTGGGCACAGCACAGCTCATGATGAAATCATCCCTATGAGCATCAGAAAGGGAAAGCTGAGTGTCCAAGGGGAGGTGTCCACCTTCACAGGGAAACTCTACATCGAGTTTGTAAAG GGGTACTATGACAATCCCAAAGTTTGTGCACTCTACATCATGGCTGGGACAGTGGATG ATGTACCAAAGCTGCAGCCTCATCCAGgactggagaagaaagaagaggaagaagaagaagaagaatacgATGAAGGGTCTAATCTCAAAAGACAGACCAATAAGAATCGGGTGCAGTCAGGCCCCCGCACGCCCAACCCCTATGCCTCGGACAACAGCAGCCTCATGTTTCCCATCCTGGTGGCCTTTGGAGTCTTCATTCCAACCCTCTTCTGCCTCTGCCGGTTGTGA